Proteins encoded by one window of Primulina huaijiensis isolate GDHJ02 chromosome 1, ASM1229523v2, whole genome shotgun sequence:
- the LOC140974330 gene encoding uncharacterized protein, whose amino-acid sequence MASSSTTPHPTIAQGEKPEKFSGADFKRWQQKMLFYLTTLSLSRFLKEDPPTVAENETDTNMRAALDAWNRSDFICKNYILNGLDNALYNVYCQVKTAKELWDMLDKKYRAEDAGLKKFIVGRFLDFKMVDSKSVMSQVQELKLILYEIHAEGMSLRESFQVAAMIEKLPPLWKDFKNYLKHKRKEM is encoded by the coding sequence ATGGCATCATCATCTACAACACCACATCCAACCATTGCACAAGGAGAGAAACCAGAAAAATTTTCTGGTGCGGATTTCAAAAGATGGCAACAGAAGATGCTTTTCTATCTCACAACCTTGAGTTTGTCAAGGTTCTTGAAGGAGGATCCTCCCACCGTTGCTGAAAACGAGACAGACACCAACATGAGGGCCGCTTTGGATGCATGGAACCGAAGTGATTTTATATGCAAGAACTACATCCTCAATGGACTTGACAATGCATTGTACAATGTGTATTGTCAAGTCAAGACCGCCAAAGAACTTTGGGATATGCTTGATAAGAAATACAGGGCGGAGGATGCGGGCTTGAAGAAGTTCATTGTTGGGAGATTTTTGGACTTcaagatggtggactcaaaatcTGTGATGAGCCAAGTGCAAGAACTAAAACTTATCTTGTACGAGATTCATGCGGAAGGAATGAGTCTAAGAGAGTCCTTCCAAGTTGCTGCTATGATCGAGAAACTCCCTCCattgtggaaggatttcaagAATTATTTGAAGCATAAAAGGAAGGAGATGTGA